One stretch of Castor canadensis chromosome 12, mCasCan1.hap1v2, whole genome shotgun sequence DNA includes these proteins:
- the LOC109674594 gene encoding interleukin-36 beta-like isoform X1, which produces MMNSSPRPSPPGDPGTSQLPQEWKLPLRDQQLIASSPSSDHLVFPTESFEANMSIPELQEMPRSYSIHDSQQMVWVLNGNSLIAVPSSSNVNPVTLDLIACRDTEFQDEAKGNLVFLGIKGKGLSLFCTEIQGQPTLQLKEINIMDLYKEKKAQKPFLFFHDIEGSTSVFQSVAYPGWFIGTSSVARQPIILTQERGETNNTNFYLYPKNYNQPVISAANSRIKNQAFTESFI; this is translated from the exons ATGATGAACAGCAGCCCAAGGCCATCACCACCTGGAGACCCAGGAACATCACAGCTACCACAGGAATGGAAGCTGCCACTAAGG GATCAGCAGCTGATAGCCTCTTCTCCATCATCTGATCACCTTGTCTTCCCTACAGAAAGCTTTGAAGCCAACATGTCAATCCCAGAAT TGCAAGAAATGCCCAGATCCTATAGTATTCATGATTCTCAACAAATGGTGTGGGTTCTGAATGGAAATTCATTGATAGCAGTTCCTTCTAGCAGCAATGTCAACCCTG TCACCCTTGACTTAATAGCATGTAGAGACACAGAATTCCAAGATGAAGCAAAAGGCAATCTGGTTTTCCTGGGAATCAAGGGCAaaggtctctctctcttctgcacAGAAATTCAGGGCCAGCCTACTTTGCAGCTTAAG GAGATCAACATCATGGACCTGTACAAGGAGAAAAAAGCACAgaagccttttctctttttccatgaTATAGAAGGCTCCACCTCTGTCTTTCAGTCTGTTGCCTATCCTGGCTGGTTTATAGGCACCTCCTCTGTGGCAAGACAGCCCATCATTCTCACCCAGGAGAGAGGTGAAACTAACAACACTAACTTCTATTTATATCCTAAAAATTACAACCAGCCTGTGATATCAGCAGCAAATTCCAGGATAAAGAATCAAGCTTTCACAGAAtcttttatttga
- the LOC109674594 gene encoding interleukin-36 beta-like isoform X2: protein MSIPELQEMPRSYSIHDSQQMVWVLNGNSLIAVPSSSNVNPVTLDLIACRDTEFQDEAKGNLVFLGIKGKGLSLFCTEIQGQPTLQLKEINIMDLYKEKKAQKPFLFFHDIEGSTSVFQSVAYPGWFIGTSSVARQPIILTQERGETNNTNFYLYPKNYNQPVISAANSRIKNQAFTESFI from the exons ATGTCAATCCCAGAAT TGCAAGAAATGCCCAGATCCTATAGTATTCATGATTCTCAACAAATGGTGTGGGTTCTGAATGGAAATTCATTGATAGCAGTTCCTTCTAGCAGCAATGTCAACCCTG TCACCCTTGACTTAATAGCATGTAGAGACACAGAATTCCAAGATGAAGCAAAAGGCAATCTGGTTTTCCTGGGAATCAAGGGCAaaggtctctctctcttctgcacAGAAATTCAGGGCCAGCCTACTTTGCAGCTTAAG GAGATCAACATCATGGACCTGTACAAGGAGAAAAAAGCACAgaagccttttctctttttccatgaTATAGAAGGCTCCACCTCTGTCTTTCAGTCTGTTGCCTATCCTGGCTGGTTTATAGGCACCTCCTCTGTGGCAAGACAGCCCATCATTCTCACCCAGGAGAGAGGTGAAACTAACAACACTAACTTCTATTTATATCCTAAAAATTACAACCAGCCTGTGATATCAGCAGCAAATTCCAGGATAAAGAATCAAGCTTTCACAGAAtcttttatttga